CTGCTGGGTATCCCAACCTGGTACTACGGTGAAGCCCAGTGCGACTGGGATGATTTCTTCCCGACGCTGGAAGAAGTGGACTTCAACGGTAAGCTGGTCGCCCTGTTTGGCTGTGGCGATCAGGAAGACTACGCCGAATACTTCTGTGACGCGCTGGGCACCATCCGCGATATCATTGAGCCGAACGGCGCGGTTATCGTAGGCCACTGGCCGACCGCCGGTTACCACTTCGAAGCGTCTAAAGGCCTGGCCGATGACGATCATTTCGTAGGCCTGGCCATCGACGAAGACCGTCAGCCAGAACTGACCGCAGATCGCGTTGAGAAGTGGGTGAAGCAGATCCGCGAAGAACTGCACCTGGATGATATTCTGAACGCCTGATTTTATCGCGGCGCAACTGCGGTTGCGCCCATGCTCCAGGTCAAACCGATTAAATTAATCGCTACAATCTTTTAACTTTTTCGCCCAGACCTGTACAATGTCTCCCTGATAAAACGTGGTTTTCCATTGAGCAAGTTTGTTGGTGATACCACGTTTTTATAAGCATATTTTGCCTGAGACTTGCAGTTTTCATTTAGCCATGGCAGTTCTATAATGAGACGCATTATCCCGGGTGCATTTTCTGTCACTTCCTACAGAAGTGAATCGTTTAGCAACAGGACAGATTCCGCATGACTGACAACAATACCGC
This region of Enterobacter asburiae genomic DNA includes:
- the fldA gene encoding flavodoxin FldA; this translates as MAIIGIFFGSDTGNTENIAKNIQKQLGKDVADVHDIAKSSKEDLEGYDILLLGIPTWYYGEAQCDWDDFFPTLEEVDFNGKLVALFGCGDQEDYAEYFCDALGTIRDIIEPNGAVIVGHWPTAGYHFEASKGLADDDHFVGLAIDEDRQPELTADRVEKWVKQIREELHLDDILNA